A single genomic interval of Asinibacterium sp. OR53 harbors:
- the der gene encoding ribosome biogenesis GTPase Der translates to MSGYTVAIVGRPNVGKSTFFNRMLEHRKAIVDDVSGVTRDRQYGMTDWNGKQFNVIDTGGFVSGSEDVFEREIAKQVKIAIDEANAVVFMVDVTTGITHLDEAMGDLLRRATKPVYLVVNKVDNGERELEAAEFYSMGFDHNFFISSISGSGTGELLDMITSAIAPEETEEVRPEDGLPKFAIIGQPNVGKSSLLNALIGQERTIVSDIAGTTRDTIHTHYKLFQKDFILIDTAGIRKKNKEKDDLEFYSVIRAIRAMDEADVCLLLMDAAKGITGQDVSIFSLAARKGKGVVVLVNKWDLIEKETNTARDYEKNLKMKLAPFTDVPVLFVSVKDKTRIFKAIETALEVFDNKQRKIPTSQLNEVMLKAVQAYHAPVVRGNTVKIKYVTQLPTHVPSFAFFTNYPDDIKQPYKNYLENQLRTQFNFKGVPVRIFFRKK, encoded by the coding sequence ATGAGTGGATATACAGTTGCAATAGTAGGTAGGCCCAATGTGGGGAAGAGTACGTTCTTCAACAGGATGTTGGAGCACCGCAAAGCCATTGTGGATGATGTGAGTGGGGTTACGCGCGACCGCCAATATGGGATGACCGATTGGAATGGGAAACAATTCAATGTGATTGATACAGGCGGATTTGTTTCCGGAAGTGAAGATGTGTTTGAACGGGAGATCGCGAAGCAGGTAAAAATTGCAATAGACGAAGCTAACGCAGTGGTTTTCATGGTAGATGTGACTACAGGCATCACCCATCTCGATGAAGCGATGGGCGATTTATTGAGGAGGGCTACCAAGCCCGTTTACCTGGTGGTGAACAAGGTAGACAATGGCGAACGTGAATTGGAAGCTGCCGAGTTTTACAGCATGGGGTTTGATCATAACTTCTTCATTAGCAGCATCTCCGGAAGTGGAACGGGAGAATTATTGGATATGATTACGTCGGCCATTGCGCCTGAAGAGACAGAAGAAGTGCGCCCGGAAGATGGTCTGCCCAAGTTTGCGATCATTGGCCAGCCCAATGTGGGCAAGTCATCCTTACTGAATGCCCTTATTGGCCAGGAAAGGACCATTGTAAGCGATATCGCCGGTACCACCCGGGATACCATCCATACCCATTATAAGCTCTTTCAGAAAGACTTCATTTTGATAGATACGGCAGGTATCCGCAAGAAGAATAAAGAGAAAGACGACCTGGAATTTTATTCTGTAATCCGGGCCATAAGAGCTATGGATGAGGCAGATGTATGCCTCTTATTGATGGATGCAGCCAAAGGGATCACAGGGCAGGATGTGAGCATTTTCAGTCTGGCTGCACGTAAAGGAAAGGGGGTAGTAGTGCTGGTGAATAAATGGGATCTCATTGAAAAAGAGACGAATACAGCGCGTGATTACGAAAAAAACCTGAAGATGAAATTGGCGCCTTTTACCGATGTACCGGTTCTTTTTGTTTCGGTGAAAGATAAAACACGGATTTTCAAGGCAATAGAAACGGCACTGGAAGTATTTGACAACAAGCAACGCAAGATACCTACCTCACAGTTGAACGAAGTGATGCTGAAGGCAGTACAGGCATATCATGCCCCCGTGGTGAGAGGAAATACTGTAAAAATTAAATATGTTACCCAGTTGCCTACCCATGTGCCTTCTTTTGCTTTTTTCACCAATTACCCGGATGATATCAAGCAACCTTATAAGAATTACCTTGAAAATCAGCTCAGAACACAGTTTAATTTTAAGGGAGTACCGGTGCGGATATTCTTCAGGAAGAAATAA
- the era gene encoding GTPase Era, protein MKAGFVNIFGKPNAGKSTLLNALVGEKMAIVSPKVQTTRHRIKAFLNKPGEYQVIFSDTPGIIDPKYKLHERMMDAVKGALEDADLALLIVDVKDDWESCHAIFSALKLTVPAVVVLNKTDGVNGNKITEAETYFSKQPYCRKLVKISALRHEHLDELLDVILTFLPEGMPFYSEEDLSDMPTKFFVAEMIREKIYELFGDEIPYHTAVMINEFKEKESLVKIQADIIVQRETQKAIIIGDKGKMIKQIGMKARADIEGFIGQKVFLELFVKVRPKWRDNEMQLKEYGYN, encoded by the coding sequence TTGAAAGCAGGATTTGTAAACATATTCGGAAAACCCAATGCCGGCAAAAGTACTTTGCTGAACGCGCTCGTGGGCGAAAAAATGGCCATCGTATCGCCCAAGGTGCAAACCACACGCCATCGCATCAAGGCTTTCCTGAATAAGCCGGGCGAATACCAGGTGATCTTTTCAGACACGCCGGGTATCATCGACCCGAAATACAAACTGCATGAGCGCATGATGGATGCCGTAAAAGGCGCCCTGGAAGATGCCGACCTGGCGCTGCTGATCGTAGACGTCAAAGACGATTGGGAATCCTGTCATGCCATTTTCAGCGCATTGAAGCTGACGGTACCTGCTGTTGTAGTGCTGAATAAAACAGATGGTGTAAACGGCAACAAGATAACCGAAGCGGAAACTTATTTTTCAAAGCAACCCTACTGCCGGAAGCTGGTAAAAATATCGGCCCTCAGGCATGAACACCTGGATGAACTGCTGGATGTCATTTTGACCTTTTTACCCGAAGGCATGCCCTTTTACAGTGAAGAGGACCTGAGCGATATGCCCACCAAGTTTTTCGTGGCGGAAATGATCAGGGAGAAGATCTATGAATTGTTTGGCGATGAGATACCTTATCATACCGCTGTTATGATCAATGAGTTCAAAGAGAAGGAATCACTCGTGAAGATCCAGGCCGATATCATTGTGCAGCGGGAGACCCAGAAAGCCATCATCATTGGCGATAAGGGTAAAATGATCAAACAGATCGGCATGAAAGCAAGGGCAGATATCGAAGGGTTCATTGGCCAGAAGGTCTTTCTTGAACTTTTTGTGAAGGTGAGGCCCAAGTGGAGGGATAATGAGATGCAGCTGAAAGAATACGGGTACAATTGA
- a CDS encoding head GIN domain-containing protein — protein MKKWLLVVLMGVCLLQAGAQEKNIVRDDNVQVRPISGFTGIEVSGAISLYLSQGNEEAVAVSAGSDEDAGRINTELKNGVLHITPQKSGWSWGNKRMKAYVTFKTLKRIEASGACNIRLTDAVKLEKLEIELSGASDFSGKVQTALLRLVATGASRITISGEANKTQVEASGASGIRGYDLHTDYCKVNASGASAIHLTVNKEIDASASGGSGIYYKGQALVRNSDISGGATFKRKTDD, from the coding sequence ATGAAAAAATGGCTGCTGGTGGTATTGATGGGGGTGTGCCTTTTGCAGGCAGGTGCACAGGAGAAAAACATTGTCAGGGATGACAATGTACAAGTGCGACCCATCAGTGGGTTTACCGGCATTGAAGTATCGGGTGCCATCAGCCTGTATCTTTCCCAAGGTAATGAAGAAGCGGTAGCAGTGAGCGCCGGCTCTGATGAAGATGCCGGGCGTATCAACACAGAACTGAAAAATGGGGTATTGCATATCACACCTCAAAAAAGCGGCTGGAGCTGGGGCAATAAGCGCATGAAAGCTTATGTAACTTTTAAAACCCTTAAAAGGATAGAAGCTTCCGGGGCCTGCAATATCCGGCTCACAGATGCGGTGAAACTCGAAAAGCTCGAGATTGAATTATCCGGTGCCAGTGATTTTTCCGGTAAAGTGCAAACAGCGTTATTGCGCTTGGTAGCTACCGGCGCTTCCAGGATTACCATATCGGGCGAAGCGAATAAGACCCAGGTAGAAGCATCGGGTGCCAGCGGCATCAGAGGATACGACCTGCATACCGATTACTGCAAGGTAAATGCTTCCGGTGCGTCGGCGATCCACCTCACAGTCAATAAAGAAATAGACGCCAGCGCCAGTGGCGGAAGCGGTATTTATTATAAAGGGCAGGCGCTGGTGCGCAACAGCGATATCAGCGGCGGTGCTACCTTCAAAAGAAAAACCGACGACTAA
- a CDS encoding rhodanese-like domain-containing protein, whose amino-acid sequence MQTITVEALKAKLDAGETINLVDVREPHENAEFNIGGLLLPLGKIQTMQVDEIDDLKDQEVFIYCRSGNRSGQACLILETMGYKHVVNVTGGMLAWQEKIGR is encoded by the coding sequence ATGCAAACAATCACCGTAGAGGCCCTGAAAGCCAAACTGGATGCCGGTGAAACCATTAACCTGGTGGATGTACGTGAACCCCACGAAAATGCCGAGTTCAATATCGGCGGCCTCTTATTGCCTCTTGGTAAAATACAGACCATGCAGGTAGATGAGATCGACGACCTCAAAGACCAGGAAGTATTCATCTATTGCCGCAGTGGTAACAGGAGCGGACAAGCCTGCCTCATTCTCGAAACCATGGGTTACAAGCATGTTGTAAACGTAACCGGCGGTATGCTGGCCTGGCAGGAAAAGATCGGCCGTTGA